GAAATTGAAATAAGCATAAATAATGGAGAAGAAGATGGCAATTATTGAATTAAATAATATCAGAGTTTCCTATGAGACCAAGAAAAATAAGGTGGATGCAGTCAAAGATACAACAATCCACATCGAAAAAGGCGATATTTTTGGAATTATCGGCTACTCCGGTGCTGGAAAGTCAACGATTGTCCGTACGATTAATCTTCTGCAAAAACCAAGTGCGGGTGAGGTGAAAGTCAATGGCAAAGTTCTTTTTAAGGCTGGAGCTGATGGTAAAGATCAAGCTAAAATTAAGACGGCAGAGCTACGTAAAGAACGTCAAAAAATTGGCATGATTTTCCAGCATTTCAATCTCCTTAATGAAAAAACGGTTTTTGAGAATATCGAGTTTGCGCTTTTACATAGCCCTTTATCTGATAAACAGAAAGAAGAAAAAATTCGTGAATTACTCCATCTTGTCAGTTTATCAGAGTTTGAAGAAAAATACCCCGCCCAATTATCAGGCGGACAAAAGCAACGTGTGGCTATTGCGCGTGCCTTAGCGAACGACCCAGAAATTTTGATTTCTGATGAAGGAACATCTGCTTTGGACCCCAAAACAACCAATCAAATTTTGGACTTGCTGAAGGATCTCCAAAAACGTTTGGGTCTCACTATCGTTTTAATCACCCATGAAATGCATGTCGTGAAAGAAATCGCCAATAAAGTTGCAGTGATGCAAAATGGTGAAGTGATTGAGCAAAATAATCTTTTAGAAATCTTTGCCCATCCTCAGGAGCAGCTGACACAACAATTCATCGACACAACATCGAATGTCTCTCGTTTTATTCATTCATTGACTGAAAATGATACATTCAGTGCTCTGGCAGAGGATGAAGAACTGATCTATTTGTCTTATTATGGCAATCAATCAGGAGAACCAGCCATGTCGGAAATTACCCGCAAATTTGATGTTTCAACGAATATCTTCTATGGGAATGTCGAGGTTCTACAAAATACACGTTTTGGTTCTTTAGTCGTGTCTCTCAAAGGAACAGAAGAAAATCGTTGGGCTGCTAAAGAATATTTAGCAGGACAAAATATTGAGTTTACAGTATTGAAAGCGCAGGTGAAATAGATGACAGCATGGTTTACAGAACATTTTCCAAATGTTGTAGCCCTAGGTTTACACGGAGATACAGGTTGGGTGACTTCGATCATAGAAACGCTCTTTATGGTCTTTTGGTCAGGCCTTTTTGGTGGGCTTCTTGGTTTGGTATTTGGTGTCGCACTTGTTGTGACGAACGAGGGAGGCATTACGCCTCATCGTGCGCTTTACTCTTTTTTAGATAAGTTTACATCAATTTTCCGTGCGGTACCCTTTATCGTCTTACTCGCTATTATTGCTCCTGTCACTCAAAAAATTGTGGGTACACAGATTGGAACAACAGCAGCTTTAGTTCCTTTGACTCTCGGTGTATTTCCTTTTTATGCACGTCAAGTTCAAGTGGCTTTAGAAAGTGTAAATAAAGGAACGGTTGAAGCAGCGCAGACTGTAGGTGCTAATTTCTGGGATATCGTCTTTACAGTCTATCTTCGTGAGGAGCTCGGCAGTTTGATTCGGGTATCTACCGTTACGATTATCTCCCTGATTGGTTTAACAGCTATGGCGGGAGCGATTGGGGCAGGAGGGTTAGGAAACACGGCCATTGCATATGGGTACAATCGCTTTTCTAATGATGTAACCTTCTTGGCAACCTTACTTATCCTGATTTTGGTTCTTTTGGTTCAGGTTATTGGTGATACATGGGCGAAGAGCGTGACACACAAATGATGTAAACTGGGGGATAGTGCATGACGATTGATTTTAAAGGTGAAGTAGAAAAACGTAAAGAGGCGTTTTTACAAGACTTAATGGCATTACTAAAAATAAACTCTGAACGAAATGATGAAGAGGCCAACAGAGAATTTCCCTTTGGTCCAGGACCAAGTCTTGCGATGCTGGAGTTTCTAAAGATTGCCCACAAAGATGGTTTCAAAACAGAAAATTTTGAGAATTATGTGGGAGAAGTACATTATGGTCAAGGAGAAGAAACATTGGGGATTTTTGTTCATGCTGATGTTGTTCCAGCAGGTCAAGGCTGGACAAATTCTCCTTATGAGCCAACCCTTAGAGAGGGACGGTTGTACGCTCGTGGTGTTCTGGACAATAAAGGACCTGCACTGGCCACCTATTATGCCCTAAAAATTTTGAAAGAAGCTGGCGTGCCTTTCTATAAAAAAGTAAACTTTATTATTGGAACAGATGAAGAGAGTGGTTGGAAGGATATGGCTTATTACCTTCCTAAAGTACAATTGCCAGATTTTGGCTTCTCGCCAGATGCCCGCTTTCCGGTAGTGAATGGTGAAAAAAGTAATCTTACCGAGTATTTGCACTTTGGTCCTAAAAATGCCGGCAACTTTATTCTTCATGACTTTAGGAGTGGAGAACAAGAAAACTGTGTGCCAGAAGAGGCTCAGGCTTTGATCACGAGTCCTCTTGACTTGAAAAATGATTTTGAAAAATACCTGAAGAATCACAAGCTGGAAGGAAGATTTGCGAAAACAGGGGCAAAAACTTCCTTACAAATTAAAGGGAAATCCGCACACAGTTCCACGCCAGAAATTGGAAAAAATGCGGCAACATACTTAGCCAAGTTTCTTGTCGCATATGAATTTGGAGCAGATGCACAAAAGTTTTTAGAAGTGGCCGGTCCTAAGCTTCACAAAGATTTTGAAGGAAAGAGTATCGGAATTGCTTATGAAGATGAGGACATGGGTAAACTGTCGGTCAATCCATCTGTCTTTCACTTTGAAGAGACTGGACAAGAAAATAAGATTGCACTCAATATCCGTCATCCGAAAGGTTTAACAGAGCAGGATATCCAAGAAAGGCTTACCAAGCATTTGGCTTCTTTTATTCAGAAAGTAAGCATTAGTGCTCTGATTAACTACCAACCGCACTATCTGGCGCCAGAAGATCCATTGGTGCAAGTGCTTTTGAGTACGTATCGCGAACACACGGGGGATGACAGTCCACCACAAACAGTCGGAGGTGGAACATACGGGCGATTAATGAAACGCGGCGTAGCTTATGGTGCTCTTTTCCCTGATTCTGCATTTACTATGCACCAAACAGATGAGCATATAAAGCTTGAAGAACTTTATAAAGCTATTGGAATCTATACGGATGCCATTTATCGTTTGGTTTGTGTAAAAGAGGAGAAAAACGCTTAGGTATCAGTGGTTTTTAGGGAAAAAATATTGCAAAATGCTTCAAAAGATGATTAAATAGTAAAAGCAAGACAGATTTAACAAAAACATCAGGAGGAAGCATGGAAAACAGAATTCGTGAATTTAGACAAGCTCAAAAACTTTCTCAGGAAGATTTGGCGCGCATCGCTCACGTGAGTCGACAAACCGTCAATGCTATCGAAAATGATAAATACGATCCCGAACTTCTGCTTGCTTTTAAATTAGCGGAGATTCTGGGAACTAAAGTAGATGACCTCTTTACTTTTCAGCTTAGCCACGTGAAGAAAAAAGAAGAAGATGTCTTCTGGTGTGAAAAATATCAATGTGTCCTTTGGAAACGTGCAGATGTCGAAAAAAGAGCAAACTGAGTCCTAAAATAAAATAAAAAGCCTAGTCAATAGTGTATAATTGAACTATAGGCTTTTTTTAATGTTGTGGCAGGTTTCACTTCTAGAGTGAAAGCGAAAAGGGAAAACGAGAAGAGTTCCCGTAAACAATATTTATTAATTAAGGCTAAAGAAATATCAAGGAGTGCAAAAATGAACATCAAACAGCTTCGTTATGTTGTGGCTATCGCTAACAGTGGAACCTTTCGTGAGGCGAGTGAGCAGCTCTTTGTGAGTCAGCCTTCCATGTCAATTGCGGTGAAGGATTTGGAGCAAGAACTTAACTTCCAGATTTTTGAACGGACAAACACAGGAGCCAGCTTGACGATTGAAGGTGAACGTTTCTATGAGCAAGCGCAAGCGATTTTACGAGATTTTGAAGCTTTTGAGTCGAAATACGCAAAGCCGAAAGAAGCAGAACGGCATTTTTCAGTTGCAAGCCAGCACTATGATTTTCTTGCCCCTGTGGGTGTTGAATTTTCAAAGAAAAATCCTGAAATCAAGAATTTCCGTGTCTTTGAATCAACGACTTATAATATTTTACAAGAAGTGGCTCAAGGGCATAGTGAGCTTGGCGTTGTATACTTGAATAAGCATAATCGTTCCGGTATCCTACGTATGCTGGATAAGCTGGAGCTAGATTATGAAGAACTTTTTATTTCACAAACACATATTTATTTGCGTAAAAATCATCCTTTGACGCGTAAGAAAAGTATCAAAACGAGTGATTTGAAAGCTTTGGACCGCGTACGCTTTACGCAAGAAAATGAACAATTCCTTTACTACTCGGAAGATCTTGTGGAAACTTTTGAAAATACATTTATTTATAATGTGACCGATCGCGCAACCTTAAATGGTATCTTAGAGCGTACAGATGCCTATGCGACAGGTTTAGGATTTATTGATAAGGAAAGTGTACATAATGTCACGGTTATTCCAATGGATGGCGATAATGTAAACAGCTTGATTTTGGTTAAACAAAAAGGGCAACTTTTAACAGATGCAGCCAAGTCTTACAAGCGCAGTTTAGAAGTTTATTTTGAGAATTATAAGTTTTAGCCCCCCTAGAGTCTAGGCTAGAAAAAATATGAAAATTAGTGTAAAATAGAGCAGTATACAAATTTTGTAAAACATTTAACATAGGAGAACTCACATAATGGTAAAATTAGTTTTTGCACGTCACGGTGAATCAGAATGGAACTTGGCTAACCTTTTCACAGGTTGGGCTGACGTGGACCTTTCAGAAAACGGAACACAACAAGCAATTGATGCAGGTAAACTCATCAAAGCTGCAGGTATCGAATTTGATATCGCGTATACTTCTGTATTGAAACGTGCGATCAAAACTACAAACTATGCACTTGAATACTCTGACCAACTTTGGGTACCAGTTGTAAAAACTTGGCGCTTGAACGAACGTCACTACGGTGGTTTGACTGGCTTGAACAAAGCTGACGCTGCTGCAAAACACGGTGATGAGCAAGTTCACATCTGGCGTCGTTCATATGATGTATTGCCACCAGCAATGCCACGTGACGATGAGTACTCAGCACACGCTGACCGTCGTTATGCTAACCTTGAAGACAGCCTTATTCCTGATGCTGAAAACCTCAAAGTTACACTTGAACGTTCATTGCCATTCTGGGAAGATCAAATCGCTCCAGCATTGAAAGATGGTAAAAACGTATTCGTTGGTGCGCACGGTAACTCAATCCGCGCATTGGTAAAACATATCAAACAACTTTCAGATGATGAAATCATGGATGTTGAAATCCCTAACTTCCCACCACTCGTGTTCGAATTTGATGATAATTTGAACCTTGTTAAGGAATACTACCTTGCACCAAAACAAGCGTAAATAATATGATAAAACCTGCCTCAAGCAGGTTTTTTCTTTTCTTTAAAAAATGTAAGGTAAAATACAGCTTATTGTGGTAAAATGTTTAGGTATAAATATGACGAGTTAAAATTAGGATAGGGTTCCATGTCTGAGAAAAGAAAAACACGAAACGAATTAAACGGAAAAAAAGATAAAACACGTAAGTTATTGAAAAACCCAACCATGTTGGCATCTGGTCGCGTTAAGCTTCTCTTTTTTGTCATCACGGTTCTCTTTTTAGTTCTGATTGGTAAGCTGTACCATATGCAAATCATGAATCAGAGCTTTTATGAAAGTAAACAAGCAGGCGGCGCAGGCTCGCTACAAATCGTTCAAGGTGCGCCGCGTGGGAATATTTATGACGCGAAAGGTGTTCCTTTAGCGACGACAGAACCTGTTGAAGCAATCGAGTACACGCGCGGGCAAAATACGACAGCAGATGACATGCGTAAAATTGCGGACCGTCTTGCCGGTATCTTAACTTTAGATAATGATTTTAAACAAATTACCGAGCGCGATAAAAAGGACTATTTCTTGGCTGATGTCAACAATCTTGAGAAAATTGCTAAAAGTCTGACCAAGGAAGAAAAAACAGATGAGAAGGGGAACGCGCTTTCGGGTTCTGAAATTTATAATGTCCAACTCAGTAAGGTAACCGAGGCGGATATTAACTTTAATGAGCAGCAAATGTTTGCGGTCAAGCTCTTTAAAGAAATGAATTCAACAACCATCTTTAATACGACGATTATTACAACAAGTAACCTTACAGCAGAACAGCAAGCCTATATCGGAGAACATGAGGGCGAGCTGCAGGGTATTTCTGTAGGGACGAGCTGGAATCGTAAATATGCAGATACAGCTCTTAAACCTATATTAGGTACGGTAACGACGCAGAAACAAGGTATTCCGGAAGATATGTTGGACGAGTACCTTAAAGAAGGTTTCCAACGGAATGACCGTGTCGGAACTGCCTTTTTAGAAAAAGGCTATGAACAGTACTTGCAAGGGACACATACGATTAGTAACGTATTGACCGATAAGCAAGGGAATGTCACTGGAACGGAAGTGAAACAAAAAGGGAGCAAGGGAGATAATCTCAAACTTACGATTGATTTGAAATTCCAAGATGCTGTTGATAAGATTTTGGAAAACGAAATGAACAATATGATCGCGGATGGTTTTGGAACTTATTCGCAGGGCGCCTATGCTGTTGTGTTGGACTCTAAGACGGGTGCCGTTTTAGCTTTGTCAGGACTTGAACGTGATGAAAAAACCGGGGCAATGCAAAGCAACACTAATGGTACTTTCCAATCTGCTTTTGTCCCTGGTTCGGTGGTTAAGCCAGCAACGCTGACAGCAGGATGGAATGCCAATGTCATTGCAGGCAATCAAGTTCTCAATGATATGCCTATCCAGATAGCAGGGTCAAGTTTAATCGAATCATGGTTTACCAATGGTATTCTTCCCATTAATGCTGTTCAAGCCTTAGAGTATTCATCCAATACATATATGGTTCAAATAGCACTCAAGATGCTTGGACAACCTTACGTTCCTAATATGGCTGTTGATGGTACGGACCGTGTAGCGGCCTTCAAAAAGCTACGTGAGTCCTTTGCTTCCTATGGAATGGGAACATCAACAGGCTTTGATATTCCTGGAGAAGCCCAAGGCTATATCAAAGATGCAAATAAAATAACAGTTTCTGACTTGCTGATGGAATCTTTCGGTCAGTTTGATACCTATACACCCTTGCAACT
This window of the Lactococcus garvieae subsp. garvieae genome carries:
- a CDS encoding methionine ABC transporter ATP-binding protein produces the protein MAIIELNNIRVSYETKKNKVDAVKDTTIHIEKGDIFGIIGYSGAGKSTIVRTINLLQKPSAGEVKVNGKVLFKAGADGKDQAKIKTAELRKERQKIGMIFQHFNLLNEKTVFENIEFALLHSPLSDKQKEEKIRELLHLVSLSEFEEKYPAQLSGGQKQRVAIARALANDPEILISDEGTSALDPKTTNQILDLLKDLQKRLGLTIVLITHEMHVVKEIANKVAVMQNGEVIEQNNLLEIFAHPQEQLTQQFIDTTSNVSRFIHSLTENDTFSALAEDEELIYLSYYGNQSGEPAMSEITRKFDVSTNIFYGNVEVLQNTRFGSLVVSLKGTEENRWAAKEYLAGQNIEFTVLKAQVK
- a CDS encoding penicillin-binding transpeptidase domain-containing protein, which gives rise to MSEKRKTRNELNGKKDKTRKLLKNPTMLASGRVKLLFFVITVLFLVLIGKLYHMQIMNQSFYESKQAGGAGSLQIVQGAPRGNIYDAKGVPLATTEPVEAIEYTRGQNTTADDMRKIADRLAGILTLDNDFKQITERDKKDYFLADVNNLEKIAKSLTKEEKTDEKGNALSGSEIYNVQLSKVTEADINFNEQQMFAVKLFKEMNSTTIFNTTIITTSNLTAEQQAYIGEHEGELQGISVGTSWNRKYADTALKPILGTVTTQKQGIPEDMLDEYLKEGFQRNDRVGTAFLEKGYEQYLQGTHTISNVLTDKQGNVTGTEVKQKGSKGDNLKLTIDLKFQDAVDKILENEMNNMIADGFGTYSQGAYAVVLDSKTGAVLALSGLERDEKTGAMQSNTNGTFQSAFVPGSVVKPATLTAGWNANVIAGNQVLNDMPIQIAGSSLIESWFTNGILPINAVQALEYSSNTYMVQIALKMLGQPYVPNMAVDGTDRVAAFKKLRESFASYGMGTSTGFDIPGEAQGYIKDANKITVSDLLMESFGQFDTYTPLQLATYGMTLANNGERLAPHIVEGIYETNSEGGMGKLVKNITPKIMDKVNITPENMDVLHNGMYQVVHGNDFVNGQIGATGYYMRPSQGAQVSISAKTGTAEVTYVAPDGTSVPVTVNNVVAYAPTENPQISIGVMVPQTTVKEGGVTSKIGQNITREITNLYNSMYHFK
- the pepV gene encoding dipeptidase PepV, which codes for MTIDFKGEVEKRKEAFLQDLMALLKINSERNDEEANREFPFGPGPSLAMLEFLKIAHKDGFKTENFENYVGEVHYGQGEETLGIFVHADVVPAGQGWTNSPYEPTLREGRLYARGVLDNKGPALATYYALKILKEAGVPFYKKVNFIIGTDEESGWKDMAYYLPKVQLPDFGFSPDARFPVVNGEKSNLTEYLHFGPKNAGNFILHDFRSGEQENCVPEEAQALITSPLDLKNDFEKYLKNHKLEGRFAKTGAKTSLQIKGKSAHSSTPEIGKNAATYLAKFLVAYEFGADAQKFLEVAGPKLHKDFEGKSIGIAYEDEDMGKLSVNPSVFHFEETGQENKIALNIRHPKGLTEQDIQERLTKHLASFIQKVSISALINYQPHYLAPEDPLVQVLLSTYREHTGDDSPPQTVGGGTYGRLMKRGVAYGALFPDSAFTMHQTDEHIKLEELYKAIGIYTDAIYRLVCVKEEKNA
- a CDS encoding helix-turn-helix transcriptional regulator — protein: MENRIREFRQAQKLSQEDLARIAHVSRQTVNAIENDKYDPELLLAFKLAEILGTKVDDLFTFQLSHVKKKEEDVFWCEKYQCVLWKRADVEKRAN
- a CDS encoding phosphoglycerate mutase, with amino-acid sequence MVKLVFARHGESEWNLANLFTGWADVDLSENGTQQAIDAGKLIKAAGIEFDIAYTSVLKRAIKTTNYALEYSDQLWVPVVKTWRLNERHYGGLTGLNKADAAAKHGDEQVHIWRRSYDVLPPAMPRDDEYSAHADRRYANLEDSLIPDAENLKVTLERSLPFWEDQIAPALKDGKNVFVGAHGNSIRALVKHIKQLSDDEIMDVEIPNFPPLVFEFDDNLNLVKEYYLAPKQA
- a CDS encoding methionine ABC transporter permease, which encodes MTAWFTEHFPNVVALGLHGDTGWVTSIIETLFMVFWSGLFGGLLGLVFGVALVVTNEGGITPHRALYSFLDKFTSIFRAVPFIVLLAIIAPVTQKIVGTQIGTTAALVPLTLGVFPFYARQVQVALESVNKGTVEAAQTVGANFWDIVFTVYLREELGSLIRVSTVTIISLIGLTAMAGAIGAGGLGNTAIAYGYNRFSNDVTFLATLLILILVLLVQVIGDTWAKSVTHK
- a CDS encoding LysR family transcriptional regulator; the encoded protein is MNIKQLRYVVAIANSGTFREASEQLFVSQPSMSIAVKDLEQELNFQIFERTNTGASLTIEGERFYEQAQAILRDFEAFESKYAKPKEAERHFSVASQHYDFLAPVGVEFSKKNPEIKNFRVFESTTYNILQEVAQGHSELGVVYLNKHNRSGILRMLDKLELDYEELFISQTHIYLRKNHPLTRKKSIKTSDLKALDRVRFTQENEQFLYYSEDLVETFENTFIYNVTDRATLNGILERTDAYATGLGFIDKESVHNVTVIPMDGDNVNSLILVKQKGQLLTDAAKSYKRSLEVYFENYKF